A single window of Methylobacterium nodulans ORS 2060 DNA harbors:
- the tuf gene encoding elongation factor Tu, protein MAKEKFSRTKPHCNIGTIGHVDHGKTSLTAAITKVLAETGGATFTAYDQIDKAPEEKARGITISTAHVEYETQNRHYAHVDCPGHADYVKNMITGAAQMDGAILVVSAADGPMPQTREHILLARQVGVPALVVFMNKVDMVDDPELLDLVELEVRELLSKYDFPGDDIPIVKGSALCALENREPKIGHDAILELMSHVDSYIPQPERPIDLPFLMPIEDVFSISGRGTVVTGRVERGVIKVGEEVEIVGIRPTTKTTVTGVEMFRKLLDQGQAGDNVGVLLRGTKREDVERGQVVCKPGSVKPHTKFKAEAYILTKEEGGRHTPFFTNYRPQFYFRTTDVTGVVQLPEGTEMVMPGDNVTMDVTLIVPVAMEEKLRFAIREGGRTVGAGVVASIAD, encoded by the coding sequence ATGGCCAAGGAAAAGTTTTCGCGGACGAAGCCGCACTGCAACATCGGGACGATCGGGCACGTTGACCACGGCAAGACGTCTCTGACGGCGGCGATCACGAAGGTGCTGGCGGAGACGGGCGGCGCCACCTTCACGGCCTACGACCAGATCGACAAGGCGCCGGAGGAGAAGGCGCGCGGGATCACGATCTCGACGGCGCACGTGGAGTACGAGACGCAGAACCGGCACTACGCGCACGTGGACTGCCCCGGGCACGCCGACTACGTGAAGAACATGATCACGGGCGCGGCGCAGATGGACGGGGCGATCCTGGTGGTGTCGGCCGCGGACGGGCCGATGCCGCAGACGCGCGAGCACATCCTGCTGGCCCGCCAGGTGGGCGTGCCGGCGCTGGTGGTGTTCATGAACAAGGTCGACATGGTGGACGATCCGGAGCTTTTGGATCTGGTCGAGCTTGAGGTGCGCGAGCTTTTGTCGAAGTACGACTTCCCGGGCGACGACATCCCGATCGTGAAGGGCTCGGCGTTGTGCGCGCTGGAGAACCGGGAGCCGAAGATCGGGCACGACGCGATCCTGGAGCTGATGAGCCACGTCGACAGCTACATCCCGCAGCCGGAGCGGCCGATCGACCTGCCGTTCCTGATGCCGATCGAGGACGTGTTCTCGATCTCGGGCCGCGGCACGGTGGTGACGGGCCGGGTGGAGCGCGGGGTGATCAAGGTGGGCGAGGAGGTCGAGATCGTCGGCATCCGTCCGACCACCAAGACGACGGTGACCGGCGTCGAGATGTTCCGCAAGCTGCTGGACCAGGGCCAGGCCGGCGACAACGTGGGCGTGCTGTTGCGCGGCACCAAGCGCGAGGACGTGGAGCGCGGGCAGGTGGTGTGCAAGCCGGGATCGGTGAAGCCGCACACCAAGTTCAAGGCGGAGGCCTACATCCTGACCAAGGAGGAGGGCGGCCGGCACACGCCGTTCTTCACCAACTACCGGCCGCAGTTCTACTTCCGCACCACGGACGTGACCGGGGTGGTGCAGCTGCCGGAAGGCACCGAGATGGTGATGCCGGGCGACAACGTGACCATGGACGTGACGCTGATCGTGCCGGTGGCGATGGAGGAGAAGCTGCGCTTCGCCATCCGCGAGGGCGGCCGCACCGTCGGCGCCGGCGTCGTCGCTTCCATCGCCGATTAA
- the rpsJ gene encoding 30S ribosomal protein S10, with the protein MNGQNIRIRLKAFDHRILDSSTREIVSTAKRTGAQVRGPIPLPTRIERFTVNRSPHIDKKSREQFEMRTHKRVLDIVDPTPQTVDALMKLDLAAGVDVEIKL; encoded by the coding sequence ATGAACGGCCAGAACATCCGCATTCGCCTCAAGGCGTTCGATCATCGCATCCTGGATTCGTCGACCCGCGAGATCGTCTCGACGGCGAAGCGGACCGGTGCGCAGGTCCGCGGGCCCATCCCGCTGCCGACCCGGATCGAGCGCTTCACCGTCAACCGCTCGCCGCACATCGACAAGAAGTCGCGCGAGCAGTTCGAGATGCGCACCCACAAGCGCGTGCTCGACATCGTCGACCCCACCCCGCAGACCGTGGACGCGCTGATGAAGCTCGACCTCGCCGCGGGCGTGGACGTGGAGATCAAGCTCTAG
- the rplC gene encoding 50S ribosomal protein L3 has product MRSGVIAQKVGMTRVFTDAGEHVPVTVLKVDQCQVVAHRTVEKNGYVALQVGVGKAKVKNVSKAERGRFAIAKVEPKRKLAEFRVSEDALIPVGAEITADHFIPGQFVDVTGITTGKGFAGGMKRWNFGGLRASHGVSISHRSIGSTGGRQDPGKTFKNKKMPGHLGVERVTTQNLRVVRTDPERGLILVEGAVPGVAGGWIHVRDAVKRKLPAEAPMPGKFRELADGAAPAGAVQAAQAAPEAPAAEENA; this is encoded by the coding sequence ATGCGCTCAGGAGTCATCGCACAGAAGGTCGGCATGACCCGCGTCTTCACGGACGCCGGCGAGCATGTTCCGGTCACCGTGCTCAAGGTCGATCAGTGCCAGGTGGTGGCCCACCGCACGGTCGAGAAGAACGGCTACGTCGCGCTGCAGGTCGGCGTCGGCAAGGCCAAGGTCAAGAACGTGTCCAAGGCCGAGCGCGGTCGCTTCGCGATCGCCAAGGTCGAGCCGAAGCGCAAGCTCGCCGAGTTCCGCGTCAGCGAGGACGCGCTGATTCCGGTCGGCGCCGAGATCACTGCGGACCACTTCATCCCGGGCCAGTTCGTCGACGTGACGGGCATCACCACGGGTAAGGGCTTCGCCGGCGGCATGAAGCGCTGGAACTTCGGCGGTCTGCGGGCGTCGCACGGCGTCTCGATCTCGCACCGCTCGATCGGTTCGACCGGCGGCCGTCAGGACCCGGGCAAGACCTTCAAGAACAAGAAGATGCCGGGCCATCTCGGCGTCGAGCGGGTCACGACCCAGAACCTGCGCGTCGTGCGCACGGATCCGGAGCGCGGCCTGATCCTGGTCGAGGGTGCGGTGCCGGGCGTCGCCGGCGGCTGGATCCATGTCCGCGACGCGGTCAAGCGCAAGCTGCCGGCCGAGGCGCCGATGCCGGGCAAGTTCCGAGAACTCGCCGACGGCGCGGCCCCCGCCGGAGCCGTGCAGGCGGCGCAAGCCGCCCCCGAGGCCCCGGCCGCTGAGGAGAACGCGTGA
- the rplD gene encoding 50S ribosomal protein L4 — protein sequence MKFEITTLDGADAGSVELDEAIFGLEPRADLLQRCVRWQLAKRQAGTHKVKTRSEISRTTKKMYKQKGTGNARHGAASAPQFRGGARAFGPVVRSHAHDLPKKVRALALRHALSAKAKDASLIVVDDVRLEDGKTKALKECFGKLGLSNALIIGGTEVDENFGRAARNLPSIDVLPVQGINVYDILRRDKLVLTRAAVDALEARFK from the coding sequence ATGAAATTCGAGATCACGACGCTCGACGGCGCTGACGCCGGTTCGGTCGAGCTCGACGAGGCCATCTTCGGGCTGGAGCCCCGCGCCGACCTGCTGCAGCGCTGCGTGCGCTGGCAGCTCGCCAAGCGCCAGGCCGGCACCCACAAGGTGAAGACGCGGTCCGAGATCAGCCGGACCACGAAGAAGATGTACAAGCAGAAGGGCACCGGCAACGCCCGTCACGGCGCGGCCTCGGCGCCGCAGTTCCGCGGCGGCGCCCGCGCCTTCGGGCCGGTGGTGCGCTCCCATGCCCATGACCTGCCCAAGAAGGTGCGGGCGCTGGCGCTGCGGCACGCGCTGTCGGCCAAGGCCAAGGACGCGTCGCTGATCGTCGTCGACGACGTGCGGCTCGAGGACGGCAAGACCAAGGCGCTCAAGGAGTGCTTCGGCAAGCTCGGCCTGTCGAACGCCCTCATCATCGGCGGCACCGAGGTGGACGAGAACTTCGGCCGCGCGGCGCGCAACCTGCCGTCCATCGACGTCCTGCCGGTGCAGGGCATCAACGTCTACGACATCCTGCGGCGCGACAAGCTCGTCCTGACGCGCGCGGCCGTCGATGCGCTGGAGGCGCGTTTCAAATGA
- a CDS encoding 50S ribosomal protein L23, producing MSADPRHYDVIVAPVITEKATNLSELNKVVFRVAPKATKPQIKEAVEKLFEVKVKSVNTLVTKGKTKMFRGQRGQRSDVKKAIVTLEEGQTIDVTTGL from the coding sequence ATGAGTGCGGATCCGCGCCACTACGACGTGATCGTCGCTCCCGTGATCACCGAGAAGGCCACCAACCTCTCGGAGCTGAACAAGGTCGTCTTCCGGGTCGCCCCGAAGGCCACCAAGCCGCAGATCAAGGAAGCGGTCGAGAAGCTGTTCGAGGTCAAGGTGAAGAGCGTCAACACGCTCGTCACCAAGGGCAAGACCAAGATGTTCCGCGGTCAGCGCGGCCAGCGTTCGGACGTGAAGAAGGCGATCGTCACCCTCGAGGAGGGGCAGACCATCGACGTCACGACCGGGCTGTGA
- the rplB gene encoding 50S ribosomal protein L2 has protein sequence MALKTFKPVTPSLRQLVIVDRSELYKGKPVKALTEGKISSGGRNNLGRVTVRFRGGGHKRTLRNVDFKRREHAGKVGTVERIEYDPNRTAFIALVTYEGGAQSYILAPQRVKAGDKVVSGDSVDIKPGNAMPIGNMPVGTIVHNVELKIGKGGAIARSAGNYAQIVGRDQGYVTLRLNSGEQRLVHGQCYATVGAVSNPDHMNISLGKAGRKRWLGRRPHNRGVAMNPIDHPHGGGEGRTSGGRHPVTPWGFPTKGKKTRSNKRTDTFIVSSRHNRKK, from the coding sequence ATGGCTTTGAAGACATTCAAGCCGGTCACGCCGAGCCTTCGCCAGCTCGTGATCGTGGACCGGTCCGAGCTCTACAAGGGCAAGCCGGTGAAGGCGCTCACCGAGGGCAAGATCTCCTCGGGCGGGCGCAACAACCTCGGCCGGGTGACCGTCCGCTTCCGCGGCGGCGGCCACAAGCGCACGCTGCGCAACGTCGACTTCAAGCGGCGGGAGCATGCGGGCAAGGTCGGGACCGTGGAGCGGATCGAGTACGATCCGAACCGCACCGCCTTCATCGCGCTCGTGACCTATGAGGGCGGCGCCCAGAGCTACATCCTGGCGCCGCAGCGGGTGAAGGCCGGCGACAAGGTCGTGTCGGGCGACTCGGTCGACATCAAGCCGGGCAACGCCATGCCGATCGGCAACATGCCGGTGGGCACGATCGTGCACAATGTCGAGCTGAAGATCGGCAAGGGCGGGGCGATCGCCCGCTCGGCGGGCAACTACGCCCAGATCGTCGGCCGCGACCAGGGCTACGTGACGCTGCGCCTCAACTCGGGCGAGCAGCGCCTCGTGCACGGCCAGTGCTACGCCACTGTGGGCGCGGTCTCGAACCCCGACCACATGAACATCTCGCTCGGCAAGGCGGGCCGCAAGCGCTGGCTCGGCCGGCGTCCGCACAACCGCGGCGTAGCCATGAACCCGATCGATCACCCGCATGGCGGCGGCGAGGGCCGCACCTCGGGCGGCCGTCACCCGGTCACCCCGTGGGGCTTCCCGACCAAGGGCAAGAAGACCCGCTCGAACAAGCGGACCGACACCTTCATCGTGTCGAGCCGCCACAACCGCAAGAAGTAG
- the rpsS gene encoding 30S ribosomal protein S19: protein MARSVWKGPFVDGYLLKKAEAARGSTRSEVIKIWSRRSTILPQFVGLTFGVYNGQKHIPVYVSEEMVGHKFGEFSPTRTFHGHAADKKAKRR, encoded by the coding sequence ATGGCACGTTCAGTCTGGAAGGGGCCGTTCGTCGACGGCTACCTCCTCAAGAAGGCGGAGGCCGCCCGCGGCTCCACCCGCAGCGAAGTGATCAAGATCTGGAGCCGCCGCTCCACGATCCTCCCGCAGTTCGTTGGCCTGACCTTCGGGGTCTACAACGGGCAGAAGCACATTCCGGTCTACGTCTCCGAGGAGATGGTCGGGCACAAGTTCGGCGAGTTCTCGCCCACCCGGACCTTCCACGGTCACGCGGCCGACAAGAAGGCGAAGAGGCGCTAA
- the rplV gene encoding 50S ribosomal protein L22 → MGKAAAPRALPENEAKAVARMLRVSPQKLNLVAQLIRGKKVATALADLQFSQKRIAVEVKKCLESAIANAENNHDLDVDDLVVKEAYVGKALVLKRFHARARGRGARILKPFSNLTIVVREVRAEAA, encoded by the coding sequence ATGGGCAAGGCAGCAGCACCCCGCGCGCTCCCCGAGAACGAGGCGAAGGCTGTCGCGCGCATGCTGCGCGTCAGCCCGCAGAAGCTCAACCTCGTCGCGCAGCTGATCCGGGGCAAGAAGGTCGCGACCGCGCTCGCCGACCTGCAGTTCTCGCAGAAGCGCATCGCCGTCGAGGTCAAGAAGTGCCTCGAGAGCGCGATCGCCAACGCCGAGAACAACCACGACCTCGATGTCGACGACCTCGTGGTCAAGGAGGCCTATGTGGGCAAGGCGCTCGTGCTGAAGCGCTTCCATGCCCGCGCCCGCGGCCGGGGTGCCCGCATCCTGAAGCCGTTCTCGAACCTCACCATCGTGGTGCGTGAGGTCCGGGCCGAGGCCGCGTGA